Genomic DNA from Ornithorhynchus anatinus isolate Pmale09 chromosome 14, mOrnAna1.pri.v4, whole genome shotgun sequence:
actgtgagtcccacgtgggacttgatcacgttgtatcccccagcgcttagaacagtgttttgcacatattaagcgcttaacaaataccacaatttatttttatttatttattattattacaaggtcatcagattgtcccacgtggggctcccagtcttcatctccattttccagatgaggtcaccgaggcccagagaagttacgcgccttgcctaaagccacacagctgacaagcggcggagtagggattagaacccaggacctctgacccccaagcccgtgctcttttcactgcttctaccccagcgcttagtacagtccctcgcacatagtaagcccttaaaaaaccaccaccatcatcatcatcattattatcagattgtcccacgtggggcgcccagtcttcacACCCATTttaggatgaggtcactgaggcccagagaggggaagtggcctgcccagggtcacccagcgggcaggcggtggagtggggactagaacccacggcctGTCGTCTGGCGAACCCGTTATCAGCCCAGTGTTTGGCGCAGAGTTCAGCGCCCTAGATGGGAGGATGAGGATTAGAAAGGCGCAGGGCCCCATCCCAACGACCGCCTCGAAATGGACCAATCAGAGCCCGGGATGCCCGTGAGCGGCCTGCCGTGGACCAATCAGCTGTCGGGATTCCCCGCGTCGCCTCGCGTgatgcctcccccctcccccttctccctccgcagATCCCTCCGCGGCGCGAGCCCCTCGGCGGGGCGACGCGTCCGGGAAATAGTCCcccccctccgctctccccccgcccccagtcccgCCGCCCCGTCCCGACGGaggccgccccggggccggcgagccgccgggggacgggggcggggtcgGGCCCCCGCGGGCttcgggaggcggcggcggggagggtcaCGTGACGGGGCGGAAGGATGCGCGGTCGTGATGCGTcccggggaaggagggcggggacTATAaaaggcggcgggcgggggcggcgcggccATTTTGTCGCGGGCTGCGGAACGAGAGGCGGCGGCGCGTCTCCACCGCAGCCGGTCCTGCGCCGTGCGTCGTGGTCCGGGcagcgccccccgcctcccccgtggTCGGCGCGGTCcccgagcagcagcagcagcagcagcagcttcggCCGCCGCCATGGCCCTGTGAAGGCGGCAGCGCCTGCGGCAGCATCGGGcctcgcggcggcggcggcggcagcaccGGGCTCTGCAGCGGCCGAACCCAGGCGGCTTCAGCCATGGCGTGAGTACCAATCACCCCTCGCCCTAAAGGCCCCGAACCCCGGTATCCGCAGACCCGCCTAACCGCCTGGCAAGCGCTGCGGCCCATACGGCCGATAAGGACTGGACgccgtccccatccccattttaataatgttttgcAAGCGTttaataggtgccaggcactgcactgagcgctggggtcgatacaggcagATCGGCTTGGGCGCcgtccccattttaatagtaattatggtgtttcatagttgccaggcactgtactaaacgctgcggtCGATACAGTGGACGCCGACCCCATTCTAATTGTAATTACGGTGCTGGGGAAGCGTTTAataggggccaggcactgcactaagcgctggggtcgatacaggcggATCGGATTGAACGCCGaccccattttaatagtaattacggtGTTGGGGAAGCGTTTAataggggccaggcactgcactaagcgctggggtcgatacaggcagatggggttggacgccgtccccacccccattttactaatAACTACGGTGgcaagcgtttactacgtgccaggcattgtactaagcgatacAGGCAGAtggggttagacgcagtccctgtcccgtgtgggtcacaccgtctccatccccattttaataattgtggggtttaaGCGCtgcctacgtgccaggcactgcactaagcgccggggtccaTACggacaaaccgggttggacacagtcgccgtcccacttggggttccccgcctccatccccgtttcacagaggaggtaagtgaagcccagaggggtgaggtgaccggcccaaggtcacccggcagaccaggagcccagccgggattagaacccgtgacctcgcgAGCCCCGGGCTGCGGCCACcacgccccgctgcttctcgggggctgaatttggggggcggggggcatcctCGCGTGTAGGGCGGTGGAGGGAGCGCCCCGGCGAGAGGACCGAAGAGGCGGCCTTAGGACGGGGGCCATTTGGCTCCCGACGACAGCAACGTGGCCACCTACAAAATGGCGGGCTGCTGGAgaacaagaagaggaggaggagaagaaggaggaggaggaaatggaggcggaGGCCCGCACCCGCACAAGCACACGTCAGCCGTGGCAGCAGGGCGGCGGCCCCCGTGCCCATATATGGGCACGCCTGGCCAAGccgctcccctcttcctcctccacctcctccttcctccttctcttcttcctcctcctccctccccggaccCGCCCAGCCGCCCCAGGAACAGGAGGCCATCGAGGGAAGCGAAACCAGATGGGCCCCGGCTCGGCTCGATcggagggcccggcccgggccgcccaTCGGCAAGGCCATGCGATGCCACACGGTTAGCAGACCGCTTGGCAGGCCGGAGCTGGCCAGCCTTGGCCAGGTGCAGGGCACCGGCCTCAGCTCGGGAGGGCACCGTGAGCAGACCACTAAACAACCTGGAGGGGGCTTTTtttttaggtgcagagcactcgattaagctcgggagagcacgataccaCAGAACTAGCAGGCGACTTTACAGCTTGGAGCtttcttatgtgcagaacactcgacTAAGCTCGGGCGagcacagtaccacagaattagcagacattttacAGCCTGGAGCTTTTTTAATGTGCAGACCACTCGACTAAGCTCGGGGGAACACAGTACCACGGAATTAGCAGACGACTTTACAgcctggagttttttttttttaaagtgcaagGCATTTTATTAAGagcgggagagcacaataccacagaattagatgCCTTTACAGCCTGGAgcttttttatgtgcagagcacttttctaagctggggagagtgcagtaccacagaattggcagacgacTTTACGGTCTGGAGcttgctatttatcgagcgcttcctagatgccgagcaccgtactaagctgggAGGGCCACTGAGCAGACGAGCTTAGGGtcgagcttttttttttaatgtgcagagcactgttcaaagctcgggagagttcaatacaacagaattagacgaATTTGCAGCCTGGAGCTCGCTGTTTGTCGAGCGCTTGCTTTGAGCAGGAGGCTACTAAGcccgggagagcacaacaatgaGCCAACGAGTTTACGTCCTGGAAGGTGCTGTTGGTCAAGCcctcgctgcgtgcggagcactgtactaatctcgggagaatacaacagaattagcagacgagtttacagtcgggATCTCGCTAGCACTATACGCccgagcagtgggggagatacgtgAAGATCGGGTGTCCAACCGGGCTTTACGCAATTTGGGGTACACCGCTTCCAGTTTCGGGAGGGATAAAGTGACCAGAGGTTTCTCTCGTTCCGTCCAGGCTTTTCAAGGCATCCAGCAGCAGCCTTGCTGTATCTGACACGAAAACCCTCGACTCGACTACGTCTTTAAGAACCGACAGAGCCCTAAAGTATGACCGAGATGAGCTTCTTGAGCAGCGAGATGATGTTGGGGGACTTGATGTCCCCCTTCAACCAGTCGTGTTTGGCGGCTGAGGAAAGCCTGGGCCTCTTGGATGACTACCTGGAGGTGGCCAAGCACTACAGATCGCATGGGTTCTCCGGCGACAAGGCTAAGGCGCTCTCCTCCGAGTGGCTGGCTGTGGATAGTTTGGGCGAGGCCACAGGCAATGGCAAGGGTAAGGCCCGACCCCGTCGAGGGGGAGCTCGGGGTGGGGGGCGATGCCCGGGAAGGCCATCCTAGCCGTCTTTAAGCTCCCACCTGAGCGGCCAGGACTCGCACCCTTAAGTgacggtggggctggggggggaccgGTGTGGATGTGGAGGCGGAAGGGGCTGCTCGGCGGGGGAGGGGTAGTAACTTGGATGCGATCTCCGTCTCTCAGAGGATGCCTTCTCCGGCATGGATTGGATGGTGGAGAAGATGGACCTGAAGGAGTTTGATTTCGATGCCCTGTTGGGTATGGATGACCTGGATGCCACCATCTTGTCAGAAGAGCTTATGGCCACGTTGGAAGACACGTGTGATCTACTTGACCCCCTGGCCCAGGAAGCTAACACAGAGCCCCCCCTGACGCTGAACCCAATTGGCCACCTCCCCGAGTCCCTGCTGAAAACGGAACAGGtagcccccctccctttcctccagcccctccccccagagGCCCTGACCTCCACTCCGGATCATTCTTTCAGTTTAGAGCTAGGCAGCGAGGTGGACGTCTCGGAAGGAGACGGGAAGGTGGAAGCGGTCACGTACCTCGTGGTCACCATCCCCAAGtgcgagagagaggaagaagccccCTCGGATAACGACAGCGGAATATGCATGAGCCCCGAGTCCTACTTAGGGTCGCCCCAACacagcccctccacctccatggAGCCCCCCAACGAGGGCCGGCGGAGCGccgacccccccggcccctcggggcGGCCCAAGCCTTACGACCGGCCGGCCGACGGGACGACCCCGGCGGCCAAGgcgaaaggagagaagaaggccGATAAGAAGCTGAAGAAGATGGAGCAGAACAAGACGGCCGCCACCCGCTACCGGCAGAAGAAGAGGGCGGAGCAGGAGGCCCTCTCCGGGGAATGCAGGCAGCTGGAGCAGAAGAACGAGGCGTTGAAAGAGCGAGCGGATTCTCTGAGCAAAGAGATTCAGTATCTGAAAGACTTGATCGAAGAGGTCCGGAAGgccaaggagaagaggaaggccgTCGACTTAGGGTAGTCGCTAGTCGAGTGGTCCCGCCGGCTTGTATATAGGCCTCCGCCGCTTCAGCTGTCGAATAAATTATTTTGTAGTAAAAGTGACTGGTGCTTCATCCGATGTAAATCCCCCGTCCTACACTCCAAGCCCTAGCCTAGTAAATAAAGTCGTGTGGAGTCACTTGGCTCGAAGCTGAGTTTTTATTTGCTACCTTAATAGGAGGGGTGAAATCCTTTCTATCTTTCCCACCACCAAGCAATGGACGAGGCAGGCCTGCATgctgaggagtgggggagagccAACCGGGGTGGGCCAGGTTGGCCAATAGTCTGCCTTAAATGAGTTTGTGATTCCTGTAGGTATGAAGGGGAATGTTTTGGGCTGGTTTTCCTAAATTTCCCCTTCTAATTCGTGTCCCTAATCGGCCCTTTAAATCGACGGCTTGGGAGTTCTTGTCTGCCTTGGCTTTTTGTTTCACTAGGTGGTACTGAGTGCAGTTCTCCCTTCAGACCTGGGGAtctgaaggttgtgggttctaattctgactctgccgcttgtgccatgtgaccttgggtgagtggcttcacttcctctgcctcagttcctttgtaaagtggggattaagacagccccacgtgggacagagattgtactcCACCCCAGTACAGGGCCCGGCCCACAGCACTACTTAAAATACCAGAATGAATGGGAGGGCAATCAGCCCATTTCCCCCCTTTTTGGCCCCTTTAAAGGTTGAGGATTCACAGTGAGTCACAGTGACGGCCCAAATTATTTGCCTGTAAAGAAGGCTCCCTCCCagcaagaccatgagccctgctcacctggtatctactccgCCACGCAGCCTTACTGTAGCCTAAGATTCCTAGCGCTTTGCTTTTCTCACTTGTCTTCAGCAAAGGCCCAACAGAGGAGTCCACGATCTCGCTTTAACCCTTATTTATAAATCACTCAATCTGGACCATTAACACAGTGGGGAACGCAGATGGGGACTCCAATGAGGGGAGCTGggaggatgggggttgggggagaaaggggcagcATGGCATAATTATGGACTCGGTAAGCACTTCCAtggccaaacactggtctaagcgctgggacgtaCAAATTATATcgtatcggacacagtccacccatcccacgtggggcttatgctTACATCCCGTTTTACAGgcaagaggtccagagaagtgaagtgactctcaaggtcacacagcaaacccgtggcggagctgggatcggaacctgggtctttctgactcccagacctgggctccatccactcagccatgctgtttcctcaggGAGATGTATGATGtgggacctcggacgagtcacatCCCTCTCTGGGACTGAGTTTCTCATCTAAacggaggattaaaaaaaaacaaaccctgctttccctctcctcagctgaggctcgtgtaggatggggactgagtGATCTGATTACctgtagtgaagcagtgtggctcagtggaaagagccataaATCAGGgctttgaattctggctctgccacttgtcagctgtgtgactgtgggcaagtcacttcacttctccgtgcctgtgacctcatctggaaaatggggattaactgtgagcctcacgtgggacaacctgatgaccccgtatctcccccagcgcttagaacagtgctcggtccatagaaagcgcttaacaaataccaacattatgattatcaccTACcctggtgcctggcacctattcCGTGAGCGCTGGTTATGGCTATAACGGCCGAGCCGAAGCCGCGGAGCCGAAGAggccggggagacaggcagagagcaCAACGCCCTGGCACCGGCCAGAGCTGCTTTATTTGCGTTTTCACACAAACTCGGGAGAAAGGCGAGGGTGAGGTGAGGATGACCAAGTCCAAGGAGGAAAGAcgccctgccctcaacgggccgGACAGAAGCCCAGAAACCAAGATGCTCCGGCGCTTCCGGATCCCGGTGCGAAAAGAAACAGCTAGGAAAAACCCAGCTGTTTCGGTCGACACCCCCAGGCTCCCACGGCCCACGCTCGGGGACCGCCCCCGGGGTTGGGCGGGAGGTCCCCGAGGTTTCCACCCGGGACAGGGCAGTGCTGCCATCAGTTCTCGGCCCAGCCAGGGccctcggccccctccggccTGGGGTAGGGGCAGGCTGGgggaaggtggtggaggaggaggaggaggagcgggagcagcGGCAGACCCCACCGGAATCCCGGCCCCCCGAGCCGCAGGGCTCCCCGCCGTCCTCGCTCCGGCCCCCGGGCCGGATCCCCACCGGGCCGAGGGCCACCGGCGCCCGGGGCCGAACCCCCGGCCCCCGAGTCCCGACCCGGCCGTCCTCCCGGCTCCGTCATCTGGTTCCCGCCGTCCCAAAATACTCCCTCTCGAACTTCTTGAAGTCCTCCTCGGTGAAGACGGTGCCCTGGGGCCGCCGGGGCCGCTTCTTCCAGTCTGCGGGCCGGTCCTTGGCTTTCCTGCCCCGGTTCTGGGTCAGAATCTGTGGGAGGAGAAGCCGAATGGGCACGGGGCGGCGGGACACCGCAAGGACATCACCCTCCCCTCGGGCGAGGCGGGACCGCCGGCCCTCGGGCCCCCcgccgggcggccgg
This window encodes:
- the ATF4 gene encoding cyclic AMP-dependent transcription factor ATF-4, which codes for MTEMSFLSSEMMLGDLMSPFNQSCLAAEESLGLLDDYLEVAKHYRSHGFSGDKAKALSSEWLAVDSLGEATGNGKEDAFSGMDWMVEKMDLKEFDFDALLGMDDLDATILSEELMATLEDTCDLLDPLAQEANTEPPLTLNPIGHLPESLLKTEQVAPLPFLQPLPPEALTSTPDHSFSLELGSEVDVSEGDGKVEAVTYLVVTIPKCEREEEAPSDNDSGICMSPESYLGSPQHSPSTSMEPPNEGRRSADPPGPSGRPKPYDRPADGTTPAAKAKGEKKADKKLKKMEQNKTAATRYRQKKRAEQEALSGECRQLEQKNEALKERADSLSKEIQYLKDLIEEVRKAKEKRKAVDLG